The genomic interval aaagaactgcTTATGGTTTTGTTTAGCTACTGGATCTCACAATGCACCCATTAATGctacaaaaaaaactttatacAAACAATTAAGGATGAATCAATTACAGTTGTCAACAGAATAGCGTGGGAGCGCGTCCCTTTAGGTAGAGCTACTCCTGACTGCTGTACTTCCACAGGGAAGGGTGGCTTAGCAGCTTATAAATCAGAAAGTACACGTAATCATTCAGAAAGGCAGATTTACAAACACAAAAGAAGCGTCGGTCAATAAATGTGTTACACGCTGAAGACATTTTAATAACAAGCGTGCTGATCAGCTTGATACCGCCAGTGTAGTTCAACCCAACTCCAGGGCTCGGAACCCGTGAGTTACGTAACCCGGGGCTGGGAGGGGGCTCCCGGAGCCAGTGATCGCGCAGAGGAAGAGCTGCCGCCTACCTTTCCTCTTGGGGAAGTGGAAGTCATTGGCCCCACCGGCCGCCGAGCGGAGACTTGCGCAGCAGCTCGCAGACGCCGACAAAAGGCACCGCGGCCGCTGGCGTCTGGCTCTTTGGTGGTAGTCGGAAGCAGGAGTCTGCTTTGGTCGGATTTTGACTACgaaaataagagaaaaaaaatcttattacgCCTTATTAACAGATCCGCTTATTGTAAGCCCACAGGTAAGTCAGTCTGTTACGCCTGTAAACGTATTTGAAGTTGAAAGTGGATGTTGCTACATTTGTTGCGACTAATAAAAACGGAAACATTTACGATCGGAAATCGCAAAGGAAAAGCCTTAATTATATAGCAATATTATCGCGGTATCGCATGGAACAGAAAGTGCTGGCTGGCACGGTGAACACGGTGTGTGGAGCCGGGATCTGGACGGTGCGTCGGGCGCCTGTTTTATCCAGAATCCTCCGGTTAACCAGCTTTTTAGAAGCTGATCTCGGAGTAAAACGCACTTCCACGGTCATCGCGCTTTTTATTCGACTTCGCGGGGGGTTTCAGAAATCGAAGTCTGTCGTGGTCAGTGCGGTGCCCTAGCCGGTGgatttattattagctgtataGGTATTCGGTTTCTACCCTCCAGATAACTGCTACGATCTGGGATTGCTGGGTAGCCGTTGCTGTGCTTGGGGGATACAGTCTGCTGGAGCAGTGGATCGTTTTCGCCTGAAATCAGAGTCCGGGGTGTTTTGCGGTCACATCTCCTCGTCTGCGGACTGTCAGGTTTCACGCAGCGGAGGAATGACCCGCAGCATGGATCTGCGGAAAGCATGGCCGCTGGCGGCTCTGTTGACCTTTTCGAAAGCGTGCCTAGTCGTCCGGATACGGCTGGTATATTCCAGTCTGGCTGGAATTTTTAAAACTAACCCGCCGCTTTGAAATGTATAGGAACTGGCTTTATATGGTTCGTGTGCTTTTGGGGGGAGGTGTCCGGCTTGTTAGGCGTGCCTTATGTTCGCGCAGGAGGCGTGTAGAGCGTTTTTATTGACTGATCAGCTTTAACAAGCATGCCATATGAAATGAGTTGCATTACATGTTAGAAGTATCATTTACATAAGTCTGTATAGTTAGTAATTCCTCGTGCACCCGGGATGCACATGTGTCGTGTAGCTTTTGGTGATTTTATATACTGGGGGGTTGTGGTGTCAACGGTGTGCTCATTGATTTAATTTCTCAAACCACTTTTTGACCTGTCCGCTCCTCATCATGTCCAGGTGATTAAGCGACccattttctttgtgtgatTTGTTGGCTTCCTTCTGGGAAATATCAGAGATTAATTGCCTTCTTTAAATGTCCTAAATAACTGCGATTAACCTAATTCACAAGTCGCCTTAGCGGAGAGTCAGCCGAAGCCGTACCTTTCCATGTGTAATGTTACTGGAAGTGGACGGTTTGAAGGTGATTATGGTAAGAGATAAGAGTTAAGCAACGTAACACGTCACACCTGTGCAAATGTGGAAAAGTCACACCATCACAAGGCAGCTGTACTTGATATGTTTCCCCACTGGACTGAGAGTGTAGCCTCTTTGAAGGCCTTCTGTGCATCAAAGGTAAAACTGACCTCAAGCTGGTAGGTTTTCCTCTGAGTTTTCTGCTAGTTAAATGAATGTGTTTGGCAATATAGCTCAGACTCAGACCGTACACCAGTTACAGTCATCTCTTCTGACCTCTCTGATCCTTACTAGAGATGACCTAATGCAgtggtgtcaaactgcagtcctggggggccgtagtcctgtgtagcttagttctttccctgttccaccataaatgattcagctcaagagctgtgtggtaattagcacaaggagttgaatcaggtgcgttaaatgaggggaaacccaaaaatgtgcagggcttcGGCCCCCCAGGGCTGAAGTCTGATGCCCGTGACCTAAAGGGTGAAAGGTCAGGGCCCCTGTGGGATTGTTTGTCTGCTGGGCAGAATGTCTTCAAACTGGAGGCTGAATGTACACAAAGACTAGGCTGGTGACTTGTAACTGTTAATTCCACCTATGGTTAATATATAcgctagagcagtgtttctcaaaccagtccctagacagtccacatttttgcttcctcccaactCCCAGAGCAAAAATGAAGAGAACATCAGGAGAAATGAGAGAACATCCAGTGAATATATTGCCAAATGAGAGTGACAAGTTTACTAAAGAGTAGTATAGTCAGTATAGTCAGGGACACTTTTCTGTGCTTGCACATGTCTCCCTGGGTTTATTGTCATGCTGGTGTGTAATTTACACCTTTCCTTGTGCTCCTGCTCGCCCAGTAGCCATGGCCCGCGGGCACCAGAAGATTCAGTCCCAGCAGAAGAACGCCAAGAAACAGGCTGAGGCCAAGAAGAGCAAAGGTCACGACCAGAAAGCGGCAGCCAAGGTGGCCCTGGTGTACACCTGCGCCGTGTGTCGGGTGAGGCGCCCCATCCCAGCCACCTCCACCAGAAACAGCCACTCTACCATCCTGGATAAGCGTGTTCTTCTAGATGCTTTTTGAGATGACTTTGGTGTCTGGGTGCTGTAGTGGTGATTTCGCAGAATAACCAATATCAATAGCGTTCATGCGTGAAATACAGCAAACAAAACCCATAATTTATGCGCTAAGAGCTTTTGAAATTAGACCAACCTCAGCTGAGCTCTTTCTCCTCCCACCAGACACAAATGCCTGATCCAAAGACCTTCAAGCAGCACTTTGAAAGCAAGCACCCAAAGTCCCCCTTGCCCCCAGAACTTGTGGGTGTGGAGGCGTGAGAGGGTGGCTGTGCCGGGATGTCATCACAGGGGCCATGGGCTGCCTGTCCTTATCCTCCAGGTGTCGGTGGCACCTCCAGCCATCCAGGACCCCTGCAGTCCATGAACCGGCCTGGTGACGACCATCTTGTCTCACTACTGTATGACTATACAATCAGATCGTTGCTTGAAAATGATCTCCACCTATTGTCCACAGTCCAgtgcaaaaaataacaaatgttaaGGGAAAATTAGCTGTCTTAAAAAGTTAGTTTCCATTAAAGCGCTCTTTGTTTCTTTGCAGTCAAGGGGGTATTTCAGGACATTTGAATGGTGCATTTCAGTACAGAAGGCTTCCTAAATTGTCGGGTATTCTGATACAGGAGTTCTGTATAGCAGTTCTTGGTTCGCGTTTTAGTTCTTTTCCCTCTCGGCTTAAAGGTTCTGCTTTTTTCTGCTGtggggactttttttttttttaacgcttTAACAAATGTCTGCTGTGTAGAATATTACACGCAAGTAAATGATCATGCCTTTAAAGTTGCAGCCCAAATCAGGAAGTTGGGTTGCGTAAAATTTGGGGTGctatagaccccccccccccccccctgttagTGTTCTCTGTTTGCTGTCCTGGCTTCTAAATAATTACTGTGATGTGTGCGTGCGCATCTGGTTTGGTAGAGCTGCCattctttttttaatagttCAGTAGCtgtgattattttattattttggtggtAAGCTGCTAATATGAGTGATTGGGGTAAATTGAGAGGTTCCTGTCTCTAGCTGTGTGCATTTCTCTtccacaatgaaccactggtaTATGGCAACAATGCTCTCTCTCAGAAGACTGGTCTGTTTATTGCAAACcttttatacatttgtatttttgCCCCAATGATGTAatataacattttaataaaatattaatttgatTTAATGGTCTGTTTCGTTCAGCAGGTTCAGGATTCCAAATTTTGACAACTAGCTTTCAAATTTTGCTTTCACTAATGAATTCATTTAATAGATAAAGCGTATGTTTTGTGCCATACTTTATGTGTTATGTATAACTTAAATCTACTCAGATAAAATGGCAGTTACCAAATACTCATAGAGGTtggtgtgtgtgcgcctgtatGTATTAAAAGGATGGGAAATAATCTTTTTAAAGCACAaccttaattttgaaatcaacACATTATTTCTTTGATCAAATTAACTCATGCAGCATTTTGATATTCAAATGGGATGATAGTGTAAATGTAAAAGTTTTAATGTTAAGTGTGATTTTTCTGTAATTACCAGTAGTCACAATCAATATACTTATTTTTAACAATTCACAGCACtaatatgtatataatttttatttatgttggaCAGCTCCAGGTTTATTATGGACTTGTCTTGCTATAACCTCTGTCTCTGTAAAGCAGAGGAGCACATTTTACTGGGCCTAACATGCTGTTGGtggcccccccccagccccctgttTCATTATGGCACTGCTGACTGGTTGCGCAGCCTCGTTCCTCTGACGTCACCCCCCCAGCGTGGTGCCCAGTGAGAAGGCTCTGAAGCTAATGACAGGGCCCTCGCCCCCCCCCGTCTCTTGTCCCTCTTTCCCACCCTCCCCTACGCGCCCTGCTGTGTACGGGGCTGTTTGGTGTGTGTCGCCTCGCTGGCAGAGTGGAGGTTTTTGACAGGGACCAGCAGTACAGTTGAAGGgaacaccaaccccccccccccccccacctggccccaaaaaaaacataaacctGATCCTGTCCTGATAAGCTGCTTTCACGAgctggtgtgtgtgtctcctcaattagcttaaaaaaatcacaaattatATGAACGGAAAAGAAGAAAGGTGGCTAAATGGattttcttggggggggggcggtggcgTACAATTCAGAATCTGCATATTAGTGTAACTACGGTCTTGCCAACACTCTCTGGCATGCCTATTATTTATTAATGGGCTTAGTGTCTCACTGAGCCAACTTCCACTCTCCTACCATCAAACCAGTGTGTGTCACAGTGGTGGATCCAGGCACACTGAAGAGAACCAGATTTTAAGAAATAGTCTCATGTCTCTGCAGCTGCCATCCGACATTCCGAGGGCCTGGCAGCGCCATCCGGACAGATGGGCCTTGGAGAAGGTCCCCTGTGTAATGAGGGGACGTGTCTGTGAGCCTTCAGCTGACGTAGCTGAATTAACAGCTAGAGGACGCCTGGACAAGTCACAGCAGGTTAAACCGAGACAGTGAGAAGATGCAAATGGACTGACAGAATGAGGACAAGGGGATTCAAATGGACTAAGTAAAGACTGGGGTGGGAACTGAGAGCATGGAGACAATCAGAGCAGTGCTGAACATACTCTGGGACATCAAGCACTGCTGATAAACCCTTCAGACTAACACGACCTAAATTTATTAAAACTTGGCTATGTTGACCTGGAAACTTTCAATGAAATGGTTCTCTGAGAGATGATGTAATATAAAAACCCTTAAAGGTGACTTAAGAAGAATAGATGGGAACGCGGGTTTGAAGAAAGGaactggtctgtttcaaatgaCTCTGTGGGCAGCGGTGTCACCTCACGCgagaggggtgggggtgtctgATGGACGCATGTCGCAATGCAATCCAGGCACGAAATTGAAATCTGATGATGATGGGGCCATAGAACTTTATTAATCGCCAAAGGAAACTGCAAGAGAAGAATGTGATGATTTAAAGGcgaaacaaaaaacacttaaacATTGATGAAAATCATGCAGCCCCTAATAGCAGCTGCTGCCCACAATGCCAGACATATAACATAATATCTGAAATTCAGTGATTTCTTGAATTCATGAAATCATGCCAGCTATCACACTAAAGCACTGCTATATAACACATTGAGGACCCCTTGTAATTGAAATCAACTTACAAGCAAACACAGCGGCAGCATGGTGATGCGGTGGTTGgtgctgttgcctcacaactctgggaccagggattaagtctccaccagggttccatgtgtggtgcagtttgcatgttctccccatctcCTGCTGGGGTTTTCTCTGCGGGCTCCTATTTTCCCCAAAAACTgcctgaggctgattggagtgaccaaattgcccatactgcaggtgtgcatgtgtgagtgaatggtgtgtacttgtgccctgtgatgggcaggtgccccatcctgggttgttccctgccttgtgccctgtgatgggcgggtgccccatcctgggttgttctctgccttgtgcctgtagcctctgaAAGAGGCTCcagaccctgaacaggacaagtgtttacagaaaaaggatggatgCAAATGGAGATATCACGGTAGCCTGGCAGGTCCCCTCACCCAGATCGAAGTCATATCCTGAAGAACTAAACCCACTTGGGAGAAGAAACAATTAGCTTGTCAATCCACACACCCTCACTCCCTGCTCCAGAGAACCGATCAAACTGTTTGCCCCAACTCCACAGAGGTAAAATCACCATCACAGCAGGCTGACTTAGGCCCGGTAAGAAGGTAGCTTAGACCACAGCATGAAAGCTCAGTTTCAGGATGACAACACCTTTCGAAGATGTATTTAACCAATGAACCACCGCTTCCGTTTTGTGTTGCATGCACAACAGGAGGTACGTTCTTTTAGCACAACATCTTTCAAAAGAACATTCTAGGTGtgtcattatatatttttaatttcccttTCCAGAAAGAACCTGGTTGGTTTATGGGCacctgattgttttttttttgttttttttttgggggggggttaagtcAATTGTACATCTTGGTAAAGCAAGAAAATAATGAACTGGAAGCGCTGGGTCTGTAGCAAGCTGAGCATGAAAATGCTGCCCACCACTAAAATTACTATCAGGAACGTACTTGGGGGTTTGAAGAGTATCTTCTGATAGGACAGCAGGAAGGAAGGACCATACAAGCTCTCTTACTTAAACAGGAAATTGCTGCTTTTTTGAGCGTGTTGCGCTGTATGTCATGTGACCACATATTCTTAGCTGCCCCACCATGTGCGGCCCTTAGTGTCGTCCTCCCCCAGATACGTCTGGCTTTGCCGGGAGACACAGAtctggcaggcaggtgatggggGCGTGATGTGGGCAGATAAGTTGCCGCGGTTTCACAGCGGTCCCGTCCGTGCTGAAACGTTTGAAGTTTCGAGAACTCCCCGGAAGGTCGTGATGTTATGGTGTCTGTGATCTCCCCCTTCACCGCAGCCCTTTCTGGCAGTTTCCTGGAGTAAtgggtgggatgccagcccattgcaggctATACACATTAATACACTGTGGGTAATCTAGAGAGACCacttagcctaactgcatgtctcagATTGAGAGGAGGACACTGGAGTAACCAGAGGACACCCACAtatggggagaatatgcaaactgctGAATTAAGATTTTTATTCACCtattttagaatattttttccCGCCAATGTTACATGACCTTTGACCTAGAGCCCACCGGATCGCAAAGTGCTGAGTTCCTTTTTCTGAATAACAGAACAGTCCTGACAGCTACACAGCAGTGAGTAGTGAAGGGTAAGCATGTCCAGTGAGTTTGAAACAGAAGGACTGGAATGACTGGTTTGGTCAAATGAATCATGCAACATTCTCCTCCCCTTTGCATCTTAAACCTGAGCCATATTGTTGCAGGAAATGTTGAAAAGCATCACAGGAGAGAGCAAAAATCCCAAAGCTGTTCATAAAAATGACACCAGCAAGAAATACTGGAaacattaaaatgtcatttgGCTATTAAAAATTCGGGaaaaaattacaatataattataatgtaaatgtaagatGTTCCTGCTTAATATCGCAGCAAAATGCTTAAATAGTTGAAAAGCTATGAACTTGTATTTTAAATCTCAGATGTTTACTAGAAGTGTTATAAAGagataaatacattttccatGGCAACTTATCTAGTGTGTCACGGTGTCACGGTGACACTTTGAACACGATGCCACTTGAACAGAAGGCACATACCAGGGAATTTTTACAGAGACCAATTCATCTAACCACATCTGAACTGTAGAAGGAAACAtaaagccagtgtttcccaactcaGTCCTCGGgaatccccagacagtccacgtttttgcttgggagctgggagggagcaaaaatttgggctgtctggcaaggagctgggagggagcaaaaatgtggtccTATAACACTGCCCATGAGTCAGCATGCTAGCATCATGAGGAGATGGAAAGTGATACTGCTTTTTATTGGTGGTATGGTAGGCAAATGTTCTGTGAACTtgtgtggtgaactttgattaCTCTTTTTATACCGTAACAAATAGATGTTTAGACCTTCACAACTGTGGCCTAGTTCCATGGCTCTGAAAATAAAACCATGACAAACTGATTTCTTTGGTGcggaaagggaaaaaaaataagaatgaatactgaatgattctgtccctatATTTGGAAACAGTCTCCATTCCGTTTCGGTTATGGTCTGTTGGTATAGAAAATGCACTCAatgatcatccatccatcttccagtcacttatccagtacagggctgTGGAGCGCCAGGCTGTTCCAGGAGGCACATCACCGGGACACGCACACCAAGGGAGATCTTAAGACACTGTAAGGGGGAAGCTGGTTGCCCAGGGGGACGCCCACATGAGTGCAGAGAGAATAAGCGAATTTCACTCAAGCAAAGTTGGAGGTAGGATTAGACCTGTGAGCCCTGGAGGTGCCAGGCTGAACTACTCACCTCCACACCACCCTGTAAGAATCCGATTTCATGCTTTTCCCTAACCCCAATGATACTTATATAAGCCGATAAAAGCAAAACTGAGGGGTAATATACAAAGATCTCTGTTAATATCTACTGTGCTCCGTACACTTTATGAGATTGAAAAAGTAAATCCTGACTTGATGACCGCTTAGTAAGGTACGCAACTTCTGAAATCAAGTCAAGTGATCCACTTCCAGCATCAGGACGATCTCTGCATttagttgccccccccccaagcaggtACAAGCGCACAAACCATTATGCCCCTGAAGAACTGCACTGACTAATGTCCCACATATTACATAATGGCTTTGTTAAGCAATGTTTATGCTGGAGAGTAGAACATACTCTACCCTAGGCCAATTCTGTGTCTCTAGGCAACATCCAAGAAGCCCTTTGCATGCGCCCCCCATAACATGAAAACAAGACGTTGGAGCAAATTGCTGTGGGCAGTAAATTTGCATAGCTTGAGGCTTTGAGGACCTGAGACGACGAAGCAAGGAGTCTAGCTATGCCTCAAGTGTTCTTACTTAGATTGATCTCGGTCCTTAGCAACGGTGTGATGTGTAAGTTTGCCGGTTTAAATCGGCCTCGACTTATAGGGTGTGTGATGACATTTTTTAATCTGTTCCTTCATCTGACCTACTGTTTTCTCCCTGATATTCAGGTAGCTCAAAAGATCACTGCATCTCTGCAGTATTATCTGCAGTCCAATGTCCTGACTCACCATTCGCCCACATGCAGCGAGGCACCACACCCCGTCTACATGCCCCACTCTCACGGCATCCTACCCAAAGGTGTGTCATCAGTAGTCAAACAGAGTAGCAATGGCATgaagagcggggggggggcgcgttGGGTGTGTGTTTTCCCATGCTCCACTGTGTGCCTCATAGTCATAAAACAGTACAGTGTATATTATCTCAGACTATGACAACCACTGTAGTCATACTCTGGAATTTGGCATGCTTGGGGATGTAAGAAAAATGCTTCCtgtcgacccccccccccacccccccccacatcccgaTGAAGTGAAAACGCAAGCCACCAGAGGTCTCTTAAAGCCCCCAGTATTTAAGGCTATGCTACGTCAGGGCCACCCAGTAGAACACCACTGATTTCAAAGAAGCCTACTGAAATGGGTTACCGACTTAATATTATGGTCTGGATGGAGGCATGTGACAAAGTAAAAAATAGAATCGCCCTCCCCATGGAAACAGGCTGAAAGTGTGCCTGAAAGAGCTGTGCCAGGCAGCCCATGTGCTCCAGTTTGCTTTTACAGCACCAGCTGTATAAACGTACATAGTgattattaaatgaaatatcaTATCATTTTGAAATTGACTCCATTCGCCTTGCCCAATCTTTGGCTTTTTAgtttttcacacacacacacacacacacatgttgggtaaacatatctttatggggaccgattattcatttctatgggaaaaatgctaacgccaactatgacaaccttaacccctaccctgccctaaccataaccataagtaaccaagcaaaataaaagagtttttgcatttttagttttttcattgcagtgacagatttttattgagtttttccttatggggaccaggggAAAAAATGGTTATTcattacgttgtggggacattgtatccccataaggtaagatatacctgctcacacacacacacacacactcacacacaggtttgcaattaacaaaatacaacacttctgggatttttagttttttgattgcagtcaaaaATTTGTTAGAAATTTGAGtttctccttgtggggaccgaaaaaattgTCCCTACAACATAAAAataacctacacacacacaccgtggcTGCTCACACATCACCAGGAATATAAGTATGTGTACTAACGATAAACCTGGCACAGCAAGGGTTAATTATCATCTCCTGTGGAATTAAAGTACACAGGGATGTCAGGATATTCAGCAGCCTCATATTCATTAAGTAATGAAAATTCAATATTATCGCAAGCACCGAAGCTGTCACAAGGGTGATGGcagttcatttatttaaatttcctTTTATATGATTCATCTGAACTGTGAAAGTGAATGCAAAATTAAatatgcctgtctgtcagagatCTTTTAAGCTGTTTTCAGTTTTCTATGTTTTAGGGCCTCTTATGCTGTGTGTCATAATTTACGGTGTCGGATTTCCATAGCAGACCTTTTGCCCTATCAACTTCTGACTATCTGAACACAcccatttattaaaaaaaacaccattgTCTTCACATACACTGTCTTGGTTAGTGTGTCACTAATGCAGCAAAGCTGGCTATTAAAAATAGAATCACATTCTGAGTTATATGTCGACCCTTAGATGGACAGGGACAGGCAATATCACCACGCACAAAGAGGCCATGTTTAAAGACAACTGAGAAATGATTTCTTTTGTGAAATTCCATAAAAGACACACCTCAGATAATTACTAGGTGAGGTGGTTTTCAGAATGATTACTCATTCTGCTCTGAAGGAGAAACTTAGGAAGAATAATTTTGACACCACAAGAAAGGCAACGAGGTAAAGTCTGCCATTAGTGAAGCAGGTTAAACATCTTGGGATCTTCTTCACGAGTGATGGTGAAAGGGAAGCTGAATTTAACAGCtgggttgatttttttttttgagggcgAGAGTTAAGTTTTTAACAAAGTTCATGGTTTATATGCTATTCTATGTGTCTGCGCTCACCCATATTCATGAGctcaaaagaacaaatttgCAAGTGCAAGTAGCCAGATTAGGTTTCTGTACAAGGTGCTCAAGCTCACTTCAGTACACAGTGACCCAGAGGGAGTTCAAACTAAAAAACGGAGTCAGAGATGGTGGATTGTATAAAGATGGTACCTGCGTGGAGACCCCAGAGCAGACCCAGGGCACACAGGGACAGGGGAGGATCCCCCAACACGTGCTACAGCCCCTGGCCGCAGTAGGAGATGTCTGATGCGTCCTGGTGGGTTTGCTGTCATTGAGACTGACACCAGAAAAAAAGCAGTGTAATGATGATGGTGAAGATGAAAAAAGGTAAGGTTACACTGGAGAGGTACAGTGCACACCAGGGTAAAATATTAATTACCATTCTGCCTGGCAAAAAGATTTACCACTACTCTCCTATTCCTGATTAGTTAAATCACCGTACAGGAGTAAGGGTCAGTGCTAGGCTTAATCGTTCAGATCGCATTGAAGTATTCATGTTACAAACTACTTTAGATAAAACTGATCATATATTTTCCCCTTGTTTGTTTCTTGCTTTAAAAAATCATTCAGCCCCCGTGCTCCTTCTGATAAAAATCAATGCCAGTCATAGCAGAAGCAGCTTAAAGGAGCCACATcatacaaatatacatataaacaaAGGAGATCAACACACTATCATTAGGTCATCATTGATTTTAAATTTAGGTAAACTGCTTGCTTTATCTGAATTGCAGGGTGTGGCCCAaagcatattattattattattattatta from Paramormyrops kingsleyae isolate MSU_618 chromosome 9, PKINGS_0.4, whole genome shotgun sequence carries:
- the znf706 gene encoding zinc finger protein 706, whose protein sequence is MARGHQKIQSQQKNAKKQAEAKKSKGHDQKAAAKVALVYTCAVCRTQMPDPKTFKQHFESKHPKSPLPPELVGVEA